The sequence GTTAGCAAGATCTTTCAATGCCTGGTCTGCCACAGCTTGCGTAATACCGGGCTTCAGCCTGATAAAACATTGCACCGATTTATTTACACTCATCCACCAGTCTTCTACCATCCACTGTTGATAGCCTTTCAATTTATCAAAAGGGAAAAAGATCTCCTGCCGCAGGTCTGTATTTGCAGGCAGGTCTTTCAATACGCCACTGATCTGAAAACGCATGGTGTCATCCAGCAATAAACTTTGCCCTACCGGGTCCTGCTGACCAAAATATTTATGCGCGATCCTTTCGGTAATGACCACGCCATGGGTATTACCGCTTAATAACGGAAAGTTGAATATCTCGAAATAAGCAGGATCAGTGAAAGCAATGTCTTCCAGGAAATTCTGACCACGCGTCACTGCTATGCGTTTATTACTTAGCATGTCCAGGTGTGTCACCTGCTCTGCAATGCCATAATCATTTTTGAAACGATCAGGCAAAGGGCCAGGTACTCCTGTATTGACCGACGCCTGTTCATCCATATGGAATTTCGAAATGATCCGGTAGATCTGCTCTTTGTGCAAATGAAAATTGTCAGTACGCAGGTGATAAGCCACCGTGGCATAGATGAGAATAATACAGGCTATGCCAATAGCAAGGCCCGTAATATTAATGAACGCATACGCTTTGCGGTGTTGCAAACTGCGAATGGCTGTGTGCAGGTAGTTGCTCATGGTCATTGCAGGCCGGAAAAGTATGCCAACAATAAAACAATTGATTATCAATATGTTTACTGATGTAATAGTGTTCATTTCAGCACAGTGGCTGCCCGCAAATGAAACATCGCCCATTTGCAGGAATAGCTTTGTCCATTACTTATTCTTTATACATTCTTACTATGCGGGGAACGAATCTTCCCTCAATGTTTACTAACTCCCGCTGTGCATCTATCACACGTTCTATGTCTTTGTATGCCAGCGGATTTTCTTCTACGCTCCCACCGATGAGTGTAACATTGGCATCGGCCAACATTTTCTTCAGTGCAGACATAGTTACGTTTTCTTTTGCGCGGGTGCGACTCATGGCCCTGCCTGCACCATGTGAGGCAGAGTACAAAGAAGCCGGTACACCTTTGCCTGATACCAGGTAAGCTGCAGTCGTCATACTACCCGGAATAATACCTAACTCACCTGCATGCGCAGGCGTCGCACCTTTCCGGTGGATGATCGCCTTGCGGCCATCTGCCAACGTATCTTCCCATGCAAAGTTGTGATGGTTCTCAATCGTAGCCAGTGCCTGCAAACCCGTTTCTTTCAGCAGATTTGCATGAATCCTGTCATGACATGCTTTGGCATAATCACCTGCCAGCTGCATACTCATCCAGTACTCCTGTCCTGCCTGTGTGTCGAGATCTAACCACGCCAGTTGTTGTGCCTCCCTGGGCAACTTGCAGGTATCCATCGCGATCTTTGTATAATACTGCGCAATTGCAGCACCTAACCCCCTGCTACCTGAGTGTGATAAGAGTGCGAGATACTCACCTGCTGCAATGCCCAATGCATTGTCTTCATTCAAGGTGATCAGGCCAAATTCCACAAAGTGATTTCCGGTACCTGATGTACCTAACTGCCTGGCTGCTTTTGACTGCAACCTTCTTAACAAATCAGTTTCTTTGAATGTAGAATGATCCAGCACAGCATGTTCCTGCGCTATATCCAATCCACCTTCCAATCCAAAGTGCGTGAAATTTTTCAACGCAGTTTTTAACTGAAAAGAATATCGCTTCAGAAAACTCTCGCCTGTATCTAAGATAGAGAGTGCCATTCTGCACCCGATATCCACTCCTACTGCATAAGGGATCACCGCATTGTGCGTAGCGAGCACACCACCAATAGGCAGCCCATAGCCTGTATGTGCATCAGGCATTAAAGCGCCCTGCACAGCAACGGGCAGCGTCATCGCTATCTCCATTTGTCTTTTGGCACCGGCTTCTATTTCTTTGGCGCCATACACTTTTACATCACCTGTTGTTTCCAGGAGGGTATGTGCACGGAAAGGTTTTACTGCTACTTCATCAAGGAAGGTCGCAGCTATTTTTCCCAGTACTTCATCATTACGATAAGTAGTGGGATTGTCTTTAATATCATTCAATAAAGAGATCGCTTCTTCTTTTGTATGATGCTTAAAGTGTTTAGAAAATATATTAATCACAAGGCTCCGGGCACGATCGTCTGTATAGCCGATCCTGCTGAGCTCTTTTGCTTTTAAATTGCTCATAAGAATGCTTCGTGCGGGCATAGCAATGCCGCAACTAAATTTTTAATCAGGAAAAATTAATTGGAAACGGGGTGTCCTGCCGGACTATGCGGCAAGATCGATGGGTGATATGTGGGTACGGTTCAGCATGATTCCTTGTGTTTTAAAAAGTGATGAAATAAGGAATTCGGGGCAAAGGTATATTTTTTTTATATATTGGTGAAATATTCTACAACATCAGGTCTCTTTATGAAATTATTCAACATTATATGGTGCATCCTCTTCATCATTTTCGCAGGATTGCAATACAATGATCCGGATCCATATATCTGGATGCCTATCTATTTGTACGGAGCTGCATGCTGTGCACTGGCAGCCATGGGCAAATTTTATAAAAAAGCATATGTAGCAGGTAGTCTGGTATATCTGTGTTATGCAGTCTATAAATTCTTTGATCAGAATGGTGTATGGGATTGGGCGACCAAACATCATGGGGAGAACATTGCAGAGACCATGAAAGCCTCGCAGCCATGGATTGAAGAAACCAGGGAGTTCTTTGGCCTGTTCATCCTGATCGCTGTTTTGATGATCAATTATATTTATGCCGGACGTAAAAAAGCAGGGAAATAAGGGGAATAATCTTTACCTTCAGTAGGATTAAGTTTTGTTTTCCTGATAACCCACATCCTACTCATGAGAAGATTGATCCCAAAACACCTGCACTCCTCGTAATATATGTCCGGTTTTTCCATTTTGCCTGTTCGTTATTCTAAAATCGTGGCCGCTGCTGAGTCTATTACCTGGCCTGTTACAGGTCTTAGCGAGAGTTCCTTAGGTATGGTTGATTATTGTATCATCGCCCACGATCATATTCCTGTTTCAATTCAGTTTAATCTGGGTGCTGCTGTGTATGGGCCTTATTATTTCAGTGATGAAGGGGAGAGTGAATTTGTGGCTGTTGGAATGAAGGCGGAGCTTGATATATCAGGCGTGATCCTGAGAATCGGCGAGTGGTATACGATTGAGATTGTAAGTATTTATGCTTAAAATGCAACGGCCTGCGGTGATCACCGCAGGCCGTTGCATTTATTTCGATAATAATTGCAATTTATTTTGATAACAATTCAAATCTACTCATCCCCAACGATGTCTTCTCCCCTGCATCTGCTGCCGTAATCTTTATATACAGATTATGCGGCTTACCATCTGCCACCGGTGCAAAGTTGATCGTAGCTGTATTGGGTACTTTTACTTTAGCTCCCGGCCCTATTACCACCTCGCCTAACTTAGTACCACTCTCTTTATCCAGGAACAACTGCACATTATATCCATACTGCAAAGACTCCTGTGAATAATAGCTGATACCCACACCCGTCACGCCTGTCAGATCCAGGTTATTATAACTTACCCAGCTGTTCGCAGTAGGGATCAGGAACTTGATGTCATTTGCTTCAAACGTAGTTACACCAAAAGACTGATCATAATTAGCCGCTACCAGTTTAGGGCTCTTCAGCATTGCTGTAGCCGTTCCCGTTAGCGGACGAATATTCGGACCTCCCTGATCTGTATAACTGGCTATCAGGTACAACACACCATTATCTTTCTCCGGCTTACCTGCTGTTGGAGACACTGTTCCTTTCTGTGGCAACGAAGCAGGTGCTTTGTTATCTCCACTCTGCGACATCACATAATCTGCCAGTTGATGTGCTTCTCCTGATGTGAGGGTAGGATGCGCTGACATCGCTGTTTCGCCCCATACGCCACCACCACCCTGGATGATCTTATTCGCCAGATAATCTTTCGCATTCGGATCATCTTTATATTTCTCCGCTACCTGTTTAAAGGAAGGACCGATCGATTTTTCATCCAGCTTATGACAGGTCTTACAATCACCTGATTCAAACAGGTTCTTACCTGCTATCACCCCTGTGATGATCTGATGCCCCTGCTGGGGAATCGCCGCCTGATCGCTACCTTCCATGTATTCTGCACGGATGTACATGTTCTCAGGTTTTATATTGTTAGCATCTTCCTTGTCACTTACCTGTACATCATAAGCTACCTGTTTGCCTGGGAAGTAGAAAGTTTTATTACCCGTGATATTGATCTTTACTTCCGGTGTTTCATTACCTGCGTACAACGCAATGCCTTCACTACGGGTACTGGTGCCTTTATCATCCAGCACTTCTACTGATACTGCATATTCACCAGCTACTGCATACGTTACTTCTGTCTCCGGTTCTTTCGTTTCTTTCTTATTTCCATTACCCAGGTACCAGATGTAAGTAAGCGGATCATGGTCAGGATCTGATGATCCTTTTGCACTCAGTTTCACTTTGAATGGTAAACCACCAGATAGTTTGTCTGCCTGGATCTTCGCTATTGGCGCACGGTTGCCACCATTAAAGTCAATTCTTGACAACCCTGCATCTTTGTTCTTACTAAACCAGCCATTCCCATATTCCAGTACATACAGTCTGCCATCAGGTCCCATTTCCATATCAATGATCGCATTGAATTTGGTATGCGGCATGAATGGTTCTGTCTTGGAGAGGTTTCCATCTTTATCAAAAGTTACCGCTTTGATCCAGCCTCTCACCCAATCGTAAATAAAGAACTTACCACTGTAGTAATCAGGGAAACGTGTTTCCTGGGGGTAATACTCATTGTAAAACACAGGGCCTGCCATGGCATTACGACCACCACTACCCATTGATGGGAAGTCAGG is a genomic window of Chitinophaga sp. LS1 containing:
- a CDS encoding RtcB family protein, with translation MSNLKAKELSRIGYTDDRARSLVINIFSKHFKHHTKEEAISLLNDIKDNPTTYRNDEVLGKIAATFLDEVAVKPFRAHTLLETTGDVKVYGAKEIEAGAKRQMEIAMTLPVAVQGALMPDAHTGYGLPIGGVLATHNAVIPYAVGVDIGCRMALSILDTGESFLKRYSFQLKTALKNFTHFGLEGGLDIAQEHAVLDHSTFKETDLLRRLQSKAARQLGTSGTGNHFVEFGLITLNEDNALGIAAGEYLALLSHSGSRGLGAAIAQYYTKIAMDTCKLPREAQQLAWLDLDTQAGQEYWMSMQLAGDYAKACHDRIHANLLKETGLQALATIENHHNFAWEDTLADGRKAIIHRKGATPAHAGELGIIPGSMTTAAYLVSGKGVPASLYSASHGAGRAMSRTRAKENVTMSALKKMLADANVTLIGGSVEENPLAYKDIERVIDAQRELVNIEGRFVPRIVRMYKE
- a CDS encoding transmembrane 220 family protein, yielding MKLFNIIWCILFIIFAGLQYNDPDPYIWMPIYLYGAACCALAAMGKFYKKAYVAGSLVYLCYAVYKFFDQNGVWDWATKHHGENIAETMKASQPWIEETREFFGLFILIAVLMINYIYAGRKKAGK